From Vigna unguiculata cultivar IT97K-499-35 chromosome 5, ASM411807v1, whole genome shotgun sequence, the proteins below share one genomic window:
- the LOC114186294 gene encoding uncharacterized protein LOC114186294, producing the protein MKKQGSTRFLMWVMICVHVYLVIAAVSLSESNDSTSVCNGSVEDCHHLDSQLPTVSSSHFRRILAAGPNGQKTAGTPNPNEAAVMCPSVTNYQSCLPPITGQRVNCGQFNRGC; encoded by the coding sequence ATGAAGAAGCAAGGATCAACCCGTTTCCTGATGTGGGTTATGATTTGTGTTCACGTTTATCTGGTCATTGCAGCTGTGTCATTGTCGGAGTCCAATGACTCCACTTCTGTGTGCAATGGCTCTGTAGAGGACTGCCACCACTTGGACTCACAGCTTCCCACCGTCTCCAGCTCCCACTTCCGCAGAATACTTGCTGCTGGACCCAATGGCCAGAAGACGGCAGGTACACCAAATCCTAATGAGGCCGCCGTAATGTGTCCGAGTGTTACAAATTACCAATCATGTCTGCCGCCGATAACTGGTCAAAGAGTAAATTGTGGTCAGTTCAACCGGGGATGTTAA